ATCGGCAGGCAAAAGAAATTATATCTACACGGGGGCGGTTGTGCTTTGCCCAGATTTTAAAAATTGGAACATGATTCCAACAGCTTTCTCATTTTTCTTCTTCGCCTATCCTCAGTATCGCGAGGAACGCTTCCTGAGGGATATTCACCTGACCAATTTCTCTGAGCTTTTTCTTACCTTCCTTCTGCTTCTCTAAAAGCTTCATCTTTCTCGTAACATCTCCACCGTAGCACTTGGCGAGAACATCTTTTCTGAAGGCTTTGATGTCCGCTCTCGCGATGATGCGTCCCTCAGCCTTTGCTTGTATCGGTATTTCGAACTGGTGTCTCGGAATGAGTTCTGAAAGTTTTTCTACCAATTTTTTTGCAACCGTATAGGCTTTGCTCTTGTGGACCAATGTAGAAAGAGCATCCACAGGTTCCCTGTTCACCAAAACGGTGATCTTAACGATTTGAGATTCTTCAAAACCAAGCATCTCATAATCCATGGAGGCATAGCCTCTACTCATGGCTTTCAATTTATCAAAAAAGTCCGTGATGATCTCCGCCAAAGGTGCTTTGAAATACAATATGACCCTGTTTTTACCAGAATTTTCAGTGTGTTGTAGCGTAGCTCTCCTTTCGTTTTGTAAGTGTGTCATGATGCTTCCCATGTAATCTGTTGGTGTGATGATCGAAAGTCTCACGTATGGTTCGTAAACTTTTTCAATGAGATCTTCATCCGGGAACTTTGCCGGATCGTTGACGACGATCGTTTGACCATTTCGAAGTAGTACCTTATATTCAACGTTCGGTGCCGTCATGATCACACTCATCTCGTATTCCCTTTCGAGCCTTTCTCTGACAACGTCCATGTGAAGTAAGCCCAGAAAACCACATCTGAATCCAAAGCCGAGCGCTGGTGACGTGGTTGGTTCAAAAGTGAGGGCCCAATCGTTCAGTTTGAGCTTTTCAAGTGATTTTTTCAATTCTTCGTAGTATTCCGGCAGGCCTGGAAAAATGCTCGCGTAAACCATGGGTTTGACTTCACGATACCCAGGTAAAGGTTCAGCTGCAGGGTTTGAAGCATTCGTTATCGTATCTCCAACCTTGGCTTGCGAAACTTCTTTGATACCGGCGATCACATAACCAACCTCTCCAGGTCCCAACTTGTCTGTAGGAACCATGTCGGGGATGAACACACCTACCTCTTCGACTTCGTAGACCTGATTCGTCGACATGACCAAAATTTGATCTTTCTTCTTCATCGTGCCGTCGAAGATTCGAACGTAAACGATCACACCTCTGTATTTATCGTATTTAGCGTCGAATATCAAAGCTCTCAAGGGTTTATCTGGATCGCCTTTCGGAGGTCTCACCCGCTCTATGATCGCTCTCAAGACATCCTCGACGCCTTCACCGGTTTTTGCGCTCATCTTGAGTATTTCCTGCTTCGAAACGCCCAGTAGATCTATCAACTGTTGCGAACTTTCTTCGATGTTCGCGTTGGGGAGATCTATCTTGTTCAGTACTGGTATTATGTCGAGATCGTTCTCCACGGCGAGGTAACTGTGTGCCACCGTTTGTGCTTCTATACCTTGTGAAGCATCAACGATGAGTACGGCACCTTCACATGCGGCCATGCTTCTGCTCACTT
This sequence is a window from Pseudothermotoga sp.. Protein-coding genes within it:
- the lepA gene encoding translation elongation factor 4 produces the protein MKDTKFIRNICTIAHIDHGKTTFVDRILEITKTVDPRKMHEQFLDQMDIERERGITIKAQPVKVIYNYNGEDYEINIIDTPGHVDFSYEVSRSMAACEGAVLIVDASQGIEAQTVAHSYLAVENDLDIIPVLNKIDLPNANIEESSQQLIDLLGVSKQEILKMSAKTGEGVEDVLRAIIERVRPPKGDPDKPLRALIFDAKYDKYRGVIVYVRIFDGTMKKKDQILVMSTNQVYEVEEVGVFIPDMVPTDKLGPGEVGYVIAGIKEVSQAKVGDTITNASNPAAEPLPGYREVKPMVYASIFPGLPEYYEELKKSLEKLKLNDWALTFEPTTSPALGFGFRCGFLGLLHMDVVRERLEREYEMSVIMTAPNVEYKVLLRNGQTIVVNDPAKFPDEDLIEKVYEPYVRLSIITPTDYMGSIMTHLQNERRATLQHTENSGKNRVILYFKAPLAEIITDFFDKLKAMSRGYASMDYEMLGFEESQIVKITVLVNREPVDALSTLVHKSKAYTVAKKLVEKLSELIPRHQFEIPIQAKAEGRIIARADIKAFRKDVLAKCYGGDVTRKMKLLEKQKEGKKKLREIGQVNIPQEAFLAILRIGEEEK